One Trichormus variabilis 0441 genomic window, AGAAACTGCCGTATTGAGACTGCGATTGCTAATTGCCGATCGCGACTTTCACCATCAACAAACCAATAGCCTAGATTTACAATTTTCCCAAGTCCTGGGTAACAAGCAAATCTACTTGCAAGCCATGAATTCTGGTAGTTTCGGCACACCTTGGCAGTTGCGGTGGTCGCAAGGAGAATATCAAGCCAATGCAGTTTGGTATTGGCGTTATGGCTTACCAGAAGAAACACAACGGGGATTAGGCGATCGCGAAGACCTCCACAGCCCTGGTTATTTGACAGTGACTCTCCAACCAGGAGACACAGTCACTCTAGAAGCACGGATGGGTTTTCCGGCTGAACTCACAGATTCCTTAACCAGCGACACCTTTGCCGAAGCCGTGGAAGCAGAGCAAGAAAGACTGTCTCAGGTTTTTGGTTGGGAATGGGGGGAAGATAGGAGCGATGGGGAAGAATCTTTCCATATTTCCTCCTCATCCCCACTTTGGCAGCAACTACTCAAAGCCGGGGATCAATTTATTGTCTATCGAGATTCCATTGCAGGCCCTACGGTAATTGCTGGTTATCACTGGTTTAATGATTGGGGACGTGATACGTTAATTGCCTTACCTGGTTTAGCTTTAGTACCCAAGCGTTTTGAATTAGCAAAAGGTCTGTTGCAAACCTTTGGGCGTTATTGCCGCCACGGTTTGATACCTAACGCTTTTCCTGATATTGACAGCGAACCATATTACAACAGTATTGATGCAGCCCTATGGTGGATTGAAACTTTAGGACTGTACCTGGAAGCTACCCAAGATTGGCAATTTTTGGCGGAACAGTTCCCCACTGTCCAGCAAATTTACAAAGCATATTTTGGTGGTACTCGCTACAATATCCAACTCGATGCGACTGATGGTCTGATTGGCTGGGATGCTCCAAATGTTGCCCTTACCTGGATGGATGCGGTAGTTGGGGGAGAGCCGATGACTCCTCGTCCAGGTAAAGCAGTGGAAATTAACGCTCTGTGGTATTCTGCTTTATGTTGGCTGAGTCAATGGGCTGAACGATTGAGTCAGATGGATTTGGGTGATTCTGTTCGTCTGGAAAAACAGGGGCGGCGTTATGCTCAACAAGCCCAACAGGTGAAAGCTTCTTTGCAAAAATTTTGGAATCCACAGCTTGGTTATTTGTACGACACCATCGATTTAGACGATCGCCGGAACGCACAAATTCGTCCCAACGCGATTTTAGCTTTGTCTTTACACCACTGCGGATTTTCCCAAAAACAGGGACAACAAATATTAGATTTGGCAACTTATCGCCTGTTAACCCCCTATGGTCTTCGTAGCCTCGATCCGGCAGATCCAGAATATATTGGCAGATATGAAGGCAATCCCGAAAAACGCGATCGCGCTTACCATCAAGGTACCGTTTGGACTTGGCTAATTGGGCCTTTTATCCGCGCTTGGCAGCGTTTTTACCCAGAACAACCATTGCCTTTTGATTGGCAACCTCTATTAGATCACTTTTTAAGTGATGCTTGTCTGGGTTCTATTTCCGAAATTTTTGATGGTGACCCTCCTCATAGAGCAAGAGGAGCCGTAGCACAGGCTTGGTCAGTCGCAGAAGTGATTCGCCATTTGCGGACGACATGATTTGTGTTTGGTTTGTGGAGATTGGTAATATTTAATCGGTCATTGGTAATAGCCAAAACTATTATCTTTGACACTCCCGAAGGCGATCGCCTTCCTGCTTACAAAGCTTTATATATTTATCCCGTCTTTAATGACTAGGAAGAAAAACTCTTGTATAGCTTAAATTTAGATATGGCTCAGGTCGGATTTGAACCAACGACCCCAGGCTTATGAGTCCCGTGCTCTAACCAACTGAGCTACTGAGCCTTGTTTTTCACACATTTCTTAATATAGCTGACAAATTTATTTTTGTCTAGCACTCTGAGAAATGAATTTTCTCTGGTTGCTTGATATAAGCCTCTAACTAGCGCGGTGGCGCACTAGCAAAATATAGGAGAAACACTTTTTCTCTTCCCCTATACCCTTACACCCTTGTTTTTCTTGAGAGTAAGCATAGTTTCTCTATTTCCACAATTGGGAGAAGATTTCCCCCTTGCTTCAGCCAGACGGTCAACCAAATCTAAAAACTGGCGTAGGCCAGGAGTTGAAATAGTGGACGTAGCAAGGGGTAGCATTATCAGCTTTGAGGTGAAGGTTGATTATTGCGTCTTTGCTGCCAGCGCTGACGGGCATTAGCTTTCAGCTCTTGTAATTTAGTTCGCTGTTCTGGGGTTAAAACTGCTTCCATTTGTTGTTGTGAAGTTTGGCGAATTGACCGGATTCTAGTTTTCTGGTCTTCAGTCAAATTTAATTCAGCAAAATTCTTCTTACCACCGCGCTGGCCGGCTTGTGGGCGTTGACCTTGTTGACGCTGCGCCTGACGTGCTTGGCGTGCGGCTTCCATTTTGGCTTTCTGTTCTGGGGTAAAAACTGCTTCAATTTGGGCGCGGCTATTACGGCCAATTTCTTGTATTCTGGCTTTCTGTTCGTTGCTTAATCCCAAACTTTCCCAAGGGCCTTTCTTTCCAGCCTGTGCGATTAATAACACAGAAGAAGAATTTGTTTGTGCTTGAACAGCGAAGGGGGTTGCGGTTAAGGTGAGCGCCAGCGCTCCAACTAATAGGGATAAGGGTTTGAGTTGCATTAGGTTCCTTGATGTGTTTTCCTGTGGGAATGTAACCATCTTAGAAACCCAAATCAACTATCCACATGAGGAGAAAGTCATGAATACACCCATGACTTTTGTCATGCTTCAAACCTGAGTCAAGTGACTGGTGGTCTGATAAAAAATAAAGTAAACATAGAGAACTAGTCAGAATCCAGAAGTCAGAATACAAAAGAATTGAAATAAGTTAAAAGTTTATATGGTTTGTGATGTTCTCACTATTGTCAATCCTGACTTATACATTCTTTGTCACTATATTTTGCAGTATAAACTATGGGTCAATATATTAAAGTTCATAACCACCCTTTCCGCTTTTTACTATATCTAGAATGGATATTGTTGGCAATATCTATTATCACATCGATATTGCCCTATCCCTCACCTAGATTTTCCAGTAGGTTTCCAGAAATTACGATTATTAGTCTCACAATTTTTGGATTAATGGGACTAAGATTACCTACTAGTAATAACCTAAATAAAATAGTTTATACTGCCTGTGAAATAATTTTAATTTTCATTACTGGACTATTTGAAGGGAGAGCAGCTCGAATGTTTCCCTTTCTCTACATCATTTTAGTGACTCGTAGTTGTTTAATCTTTAAGTTACCTGGACGGTTATCTGTCACTTTGATTTCGTTTAGTTTGTTTTTATTCACCTTAATAAATCGATTACCTCGTCCTCCACTTCCACTACAAGCTCAAGAGCGTTTTCGCTTTTTCACGCTGAGTTTGACACTTGTATTTGGCTTAAGCTTAATTTTCGTCTTGCTGTTAATGAATAGCTTATTATCAGAACGTCAGAGTCGAGAAGAACTAGCCGTTGCGAATGAAAAACTACGTCAATATGCTCTACGTATTGAAAACCAAGCAACTCTAGAAGAACGCAATCGCATTGCGCGGGAAATTCACGACTCTTTAGGTCATTCGCTCACAGCATTGAATTTACAATTAGAAACTGCGCTAAAACTTGCACAGTCTAATCCCAATAAAGCACAAACTTTTTTAGTTAGGGCAAAAGAGCTTGGTTCTAAAGCTTTACAAGATGTGAGAAATTCTGTTTCTACTATGCGATCTCATCCATTGCAGGACAAAACTTTAGAGCAAGCAATAGATATCATAGCAGAAGACTTTCAACAGAATACCGGGATTATATTAACTAGTAGTTTTAATCTTGATTATAAATTATCAACAGAAGTTAGTACAGCCATATATAGGATCATTCAAGAATCTTTAACTAATATTTCTAAGCACGCCAGAGCCACAGAAGTTATTTTAGAAATTTCTCTCAATCGAGGTAGCTTATCTTTGATAATTCGGGATAATGGTAGAGGGTTTGATATACAACAAAATACTACAGGTTTTGGATTACAAAGTATGCGCGATCGCACTTTGGCTTTAGGAGGAAAATTTGCCATCAATAGCGATGTTGGTTATGGTTGTCAAATTACAGTTGATATTCCTGCAAGCAGATTAATATGATTAAAGTTTTATTAGTAGATGATCAAAATCTGATCCGTCAAGGATTAAGAGCATTATTAGAGCTAGAATCTGATATAGAAATTGTGGGAGAGGCAGAAAATGGAAAAATCGCTATTGATTTGATTCCCCAATTCCATCCAGATGTAGTATTGATGGATATGCGAATGCCAATTATGGATGGAGTAGCTGCTACACAAGAAATTCAACGAAATTTCCCCAGTGTTAAAGTTCTAGTCCTCACAACTTTTGATGATGATGAATATGTCAAAGCGGCTTTACAAAATGGTGCAATGGGTTATTTACTCAAAGATACACCCTCAGAAGAATTAGCTGTGGCAATTCGTGCAGTCGAGAAAGGTTACACTCAACTAGGCCCAGGAATAGTCAAGAAACTCTTAGTGCAGTTTCAGTCTACACCAAACCACACGCCACCTGCGCCGACTAATTTAGCTGATCTTACGCCCAGAGAAAAAGAAGTTTTACGCTTAATTGCCGCAGGTGCAAATAACAAAGAAATTGCCCAGCAACTCTATATTTCCGAGGGGACAGTTAAAAATCATGTGACGAATATTTTAAATCGTTTGAGTTTGCGCGATCGCACTCAAGCCGCTATCATTGCCAATACCTATTTAAGTCATCTCAATGAACCTGAATAAAAGTGATTATCTGATTTCACGCAAACAAATTCAAACATTCCTGCCGAAGAATACCCTTAGTCACTTTGATGTTCCTAAAAGATTTGGCAATTACTTCTTCACAAGATATTTGGATTTGTGCTTGATTTGCTAAAATTAGATCTTGAATTGAAGCACCATATATAATCTCTGCAATACCACTCCAAACGCAGGCTGCGGCACACATGGGGCAAGGTTCACCGGTGGTATATATGCTATAACCTTCTAAGGAAAAGCTTTGCAATTGCGCGGTTAAACGGCGAACCACATTAATTTCTGCATGAGCAGAAGGATCATTGTCTCTACCAACAGTGTTGTGTGCAAATGCCACAACTTGGTCATCTTTGACAATTACCGCACCGTATGGCGCATCTCCTTTTTTTGCTTCGGCGATCGCTAGACGCATAAAATATTCTGGATTCATAATTATCTTGATATTTCAGTCAGATAGACGGTAAAAATACCATATTTAAGCAGATATCGTGAAGTATGTTACTGAGTAGACAACAAACTGAATTTTACTTAACAGACCTAGAAACACCATTAGGTAAAGCTATTAATTTGACAATTGCTGCCTTGGTTCTATTATCATCAGGCATCTTTGTCGCTCAAACCTACGCTATACCTGATTCTATTAGGTTGCAGTTGGATCAAATAGATACAGTTATATTGATAATTTTTGCAGTAGAGTATGTCCTCCGCCTTTGGAGTGCAGAAAATAAACTAAAGTATATATTTAGCTTTTATGCCATTATTGATTTAATAGCAATTATGCCATTTTTATTAGGCTTAGTAAATATTAGCTTTATTCGGATATTACGCTGGTTTAGAATTTTAAGATTAATTAGATTCATTGATAGTAAATTTTTATTTGGCAGTATTAGTTCCGAAGACGGGATAATTTTTATTCGCATACTGTTTACTTTGTTTACCATAATTTTTGTTTATTCTGGCTTAATTTATCAAGTAGAACATCCCGTAAATGCTCAAGTTTATAATACTTTTTTAGATGCCTTTTATTTCTCAGTGGTCACAATGACTACTGTAGGCTTTGGAGATTTAACTCCCATTTCAGAACTAGGTAGATTATTAACTGTATTGATGATTTTGACAGGTGTAGCCATCATTCCTTGGCAAGTAGGAGATTTAATTAGGCGCGTAGTCAAAACAGCCAATCAGGTAGAAACTGTATGTTTGAATTGTGGTCTAAAATTTCACGATCAGGATGCAGAGTTTTGTAAACGTTGCGGAACTAAATTACCCAGCCAAAAAATGGATTAACTCTAACCTATTAATCAAAAACCTCACCCATAAGACAGAAGTCATTGTAAATACACCAATCACACTAGTAATTAAGAGAGATTCGTGGTGCAAAACAATGATTAAATTGTCTAACCCTGCTCTCCACGAAGAACCTCGTCACCAGTCAGGCGCTATCATTCCTCTCAAACAAGAAGAATCTTTGCTGGATTGGTTACAAAGTACAGGTCGATTAGTTTCTTACCAACCTATTGACTACTATTACGAAGACGAGGTAGATGAAGAAGACGTGGAAGAGTTTGTAGATGCCTATAGTTTTGATGCAGAAGAAGTAGAGGATTTAGAAGAGTAGAAGCAAGTGCTGGCAATTTTTAGAAGTGAAGATTGAAGAATAAACCAGCGATCGCCATTTTACTGCGATCGCTTACCTCATCCCCACCAATCGTTGAGGCGCGCTAGTTTTCTGCCTGACAGATTTCCCAGTCAGCAATTCTACAACATCCATGCCATTCCCAATTACACCGGGAACACTAGGATATCCAGCACTAGCCCCCACCAAGAATAAGTTAGGTAACTCTGTTGTGTAACCCAAGCGATTTAACCCCACCTGTCTAGGGACTAATTTCGCACCGTAAATATTACCTTGTGGTTGTCCCAGATAATATTCGCTGGTTGTGGGTGTGCCGTAAACTTTCATCCTGATGTAATTATCTATATCTGGAACGATATCACGCACACTGTTCATGATTTGTCGGTAGATCTCACGCTTTTTAGCTTTATAGGCTGCCGAGTCGTTACTATGCAGATATGCAAAAGGTTCATAAGCACAAACAGTGGCAATTTCTAAAACATGATGCCCGGCTGGAGCCATTCCTGGTTCATGAGATTTCATCGTCGGACAAGAAAGGAAAATCCACGGATGACTGAAATCACCTTGCAATTGTTGGTGATATTCTCTATTTAAATCTCCCGTAGGATAATACCAAATGTTCCAGTTACCAATGCCGTAGCGTTGTGGATCAAAATTGTTATCTAAACCCAAGTAAATATTAAAAGCACTGGCAGAGTATTCATAATCGGTCAGTCGTCGCCGTTCTTTGTGGCTGATAGCTTCACTATCGTGCATCAACTCTACTGTTAATTTAGGGTCAAGGTCGCTGATATAGGCTTTGGTGGCGCGATAGATTTTGCCATCAGCAATGACAGTATGAACTTTGCCACCACTAACTTGAATATGATTAACCGTCGTAGCATAAGCAATGACACCACCACCGGCGGTAATTGTCTCAACAATGGTATCAACCAAGTGCTTAAAGTGATATTTGGGATAATAAGCACCTTCAGAATAATCCCAAACCAGAGAAGTATGGGTCAGTAAAGCAATTTCTGCGGGTGGTAGTGCATAGTCGCCACTTTGTCCAGCCAGCACAGCTTGGAGTTTGGGCGATAACCCGGCATAGTTATACAAGTCTTGCAGAGTCCAATTGCGCTTTTTAAAAAGATTAAAATACTTAGGTAACTTTAACCAGTCAGATAGCTTTTGGTCAAACCAACGAATTTCTTGCGCTAAATTACGGATTTCTTGATGAAGTTGTTGAATTTCGTTGCAGTAGCGGTTAATAGCATTGGTTTCTTCAGGAAAGGTAGAAAGCAAACGATAGCGTAAACTTTCCCATCCCAAGGGAATTCTAAAATCTGCTTCTGGGGTGATGATGCGATCTATGCAGTCGGGGTCAAGGCTATTAAAAGGGACATCTTGACCAATATAGTAGAGAAATTGAGCGATCGCCTGGCCATGGCCACATTGAGAAACATAATGCACATCCGCACAAAAACTATATTCGCCGTAATCAAAAGTGTGACAACAGCCACCAGGTAAATAGTGTTTTTCTAAAACTGCCACATTATATCCTTGGCGAGTTAAACAAGCAGCCGTTGCTAATCCACCCAAACCAGATCCGAGAATTACATAATCAAAGATTTCCATATTCTCCCCCTCTGAAATCTTGATTGCTCTTAATTTCATCAATATTCTTGTTAAAACTTCTTATAATATGGTTACTGTTTTTGCAATTTTCATCCAATAGTACTGAGAAACCGGAAAAACATTAAATATCAGAGTCGATATTTAGTCTAGTTTGCATTGAGAAGACGAGAATTAAGCTAACTAGACTGTTTATTTTCCTCTCACTTAGTTATAGTTAAGGTATCTAAAGAGGATGATTGCATTTTCCATCTTGAAGAATCTGTAACTAATTACTACTAATCAAACTCAGTACTTTTATCTATGACTGATATTTTTTAGTCTATCTAACATCTCAAAATTCCTGGGAAACTATTTGTTTTTCTTAACACAACCCAAATTTTTTACGTACTTGTTTTAACATAGTTATGACTTACACACGAAAAAGAAAAATCAAGGGTTTTGATCAGGATGTAGAGGTTAAGGGTGTAGGGGTGTAGGGGTGTAAGGGTTTTAAACACTTACACTCTTAGACAAACTGGGTGTGTAAGTCCTAATAGTGATTGAAACCATATTTGCAATAGTAGGCTATGGTCGAAGGAATCCCGTCCCTCAGAAAGACTACGCTAACACATCCCATGAAAAGGATTCACTACTTACAATTTAGTCTGATTATCACTTATAAATTCCTTGCCATTTGCCATACTTGAGCAAATTTTCAAATATTTTGAACTATGGTTATGATAGAGATAGAAACATTACAATTTACTAAAAAATACAGATTAAATTCTCTTTTAATCACGGATAATAGCAGTATTTAGACTTTCAGTAAACTGCACAGACGATTATAATTTATAATCCTGAAAATATCATATTACATCGTTTTTAACTATATTCATAGTGGTATATATTAGTATTCATGATCTGCACCCATAGCCAGAATTTTTATGATTCATGTTCTTAAACAAATATATTGCTGAGAATATGTCTTCAAACTATATCCAAGGATATAGTTTTCAGCTTACTGAGCAAAACTATTGACAGAGATAGCTAAAACTTTATTTTGTTAAACATATAATTGAAGCACTAAAAAAGGTTCATCTCGAATCAAACACCGAGGTATCAATGTTACATACGCATATAATAGTAATCAATATTTATAGCATATGCCTAATTTATTAGTGCTAAATATGTTATGTGATACAACCATCAATCTTTTTGTGTCCACAGTACCAAATAAATACCAAATAAAACCCAAATTAGCAAATATATAAATAAGGTTAAATAATATGTTCACTGAGGTAATAAATCAACACAAGATAACGGCAAATAATCACATTCGGTCTGTGAATATAACTGAATCTCAACAAAAAAACACTCAAACTAATAGTATAGATTTTCCAGATATAGCTGTTTCTTTAACTCCTGTTGGATTAGTTTTTAGTTGGGTAATTTTTTTTATAATTTTACGAAAAATCCGTTCTATCATAGAAAATAAGATGGTTTTTACAGTGAAAGGGTTACATCAATTACCTTGTAAAAACTGCCAATATTATTGCAATAATCATTATCTTAAATGTGCAGTACAGCCCTCCATTGTACTCACAGATGAAGCAAAAAACTGTTCTGAATATTTACCCAAAAACGACAAATTTGATTCCAAACATTTTTTTTAATAGCTTCTGATAATTACAGAAGATATAAGAAAAAGGTAATAGATAATATAACAATTACCCATTACCAAATTATCATACCTTTTAGGTGATGATTTTAACCTATGTTATTTCTGCTTTTGCCGTTTTAATAAAATGCCAAATCCCATAACCAACGGTAAGCCAATAATAGAAGAGCCTTCCGGAACAGTGATAGATTGTTGCTGCAACAATGGTGGTAAAACTTGTGTTAGTGCTAGAGCAGTTATTTCTGAGTTTCGTGTGGAACCTTTGCGAAACTGAAGATTAATGGCTTCAAAAGTCACAGGACTTTCAATCAACCCATTAGCATCTATCCAATCTGAAGCTTTAATTGTAAGTGGGGAAGACATTAACGTTGACTTGGGATCAAAAATTTTCCAAGCAGTCTGAGCAATATCCCAATACGATAAAGAAGCTTCGTATGAGGTTGAACTCACCTTACTTACTCTCAAGCGGAAATCTGTTGGCTGACCTGCTGGAAGGTTTAATCGCGTTGATGCAGGTGAGTAGTTACTAATCGGATCGAAACCGGGATCTACATAAACTTGATGATAAGTGTCTGCAACATTGGTAGGATTACGCGGTCTCATTGCGACTTTAAGTTCAGCATTTTCATCAACTATTGAACTACCGCTCGGACAGGGTGGTGTACCGACAATCGTATTGCTTGAACTGTTGTAACATACAGGAGCATTATCAACATACTGCAAACCAACATAATACTTGTCATTTTCTCTGTGAGCATTTGTGCTAGGAAAAATTCCACTCCAGTATAAAGAAACGGGCCCTAAATCTAAATTTACACGATTATTTAGAGAATAAGAGGCAGTACCCCAAGCTGAAGTACCGACAATTTTACCGGCATTAATAGTTGTTCCACTTAATGACCAGCCGTCGCTGTTATCAAAATCTGTCTTGAAAATTTCTGTCTCGTTGGCATCATAGCTAAATTGCCCTAATGCTTTAGTTGGTAAAGTTATCAATCCTAGTAATGTTAAAAGTAAACCTAAACTAATACTTTTGTAAGTAAACATTTCCCCTCACTACATGATTTAGGATAGACTTAGCCAGTGATCAAGCGAATTGATAAAGCTCGCCAAAAAATAAGACAGTTCATCTCCAATAGCCCCAGCATAGGCCTACGCTAAAGTGCTTGCTAATTCAACAATCCAGGCGATGACTGGGTTTTTAGCTAGGAATTTGCTTTCTTTTTTGGCGCGTTAGTATAATTACTGATATTCAAACACAGTAGATTCTAATATTACAGTTGTATTTTTACAAGTAAAGCTACTTATTTAATATAAAAAACTGAGTTTTTTTAAATTTACTATAAAGTATCATCCACATTGTTCAATTAATGATTTTATGTGTATCTATCCTATGAATCTCAAAAGCATAATGTTTGACTGAGAAACCTGCCTAATATGTAGCAGATAACGGCTTGATATGAAGCTGGTTAAATATTTTTATCAACAGCGTTACAACACCTTATTATTAGGCGCTCAAAAATAAAAATATCAATATATGCGGATATATTAAGAGGCAATGACCTATAATCTACGGGCAAGCATCGCGCAAACAAAATAATGAAATTTCCCAGTCAGAGACTGGGAGTGAGGGGACAAATCTTAAGAAACTTTCGCTTCTAAGGATTTAAGTAACTCAGTATTGACACCAGATTCACGAGTCAGGGCGATTTTACCAGTACGGGCGATTTCCCTGATACCAAACTTTTGTAGCACCTGGACGATCGCCACCATTTTACCAGGGTCGCCGACCACTTCCAAAGTTAAAGAATCTTCCGCTACATCGACTACTCGCGCCCGGAAAATTTGAGCTAGTTCAATGACTTCTGAACGGTTGCTGCTAGTGGCGTTCACCTTCAGGAGCATCAATTCTCTCTCCACACAAGGAGTTTCAGTTATATCCTGTACTTTGAGAACGTTAACGAGCTTGTATAGTTGTTTGGTAAGTTGTTCAATCACGCGATCGTCACCAGGCACAACCATAGTAATGCGGGAAACCCCGCCCTCTTCCCCCGAACCAACAGCCAGGCTTTCTATATTAAAGCCACGACGAGCAAATAAACTAGCAATGCGGGACAGAACTCCCGCCTCATCTTCTACCAGAACTGAAAGAGTATGTTTCATCTTTGCCAACACAGGCTCAGACAACATATAACTAACCCGAATGTTAGCTAACAGCTGCCCTACACGTACTGCTTACTAGGTGAATAGGTTATAAATCTTATACTTTATTTTAAACTTAATCCCTGCATTCCTGAAATCTTCTATAAAAAAGTTATGTCTAAATCATTCCAAAAGCAGAAGTCATTTGGAGAATATATCTTTTGATCGGCAGATGTACATTATTTATCAACATCTTATTTTGAGAATATTGTCACCATTAAATCAGGAGAAAGACATTTATGGGTTGGTTAAAAAGACTTTTTGGCATGGAAAAACCTCAAAATGCCCAGGTAAATCCAACTCCGCAAGTATCCTCAGCCTCC contains:
- a CDS encoding sensor histidine kinase, yielding MGQYIKVHNHPFRFLLYLEWILLAISIITSILPYPSPRFSSRFPEITIISLTIFGLMGLRLPTSNNLNKIVYTACEIILIFITGLFEGRAARMFPFLYIILVTRSCLIFKLPGRLSVTLISFSLFLFTLINRLPRPPLPLQAQERFRFFTLSLTLVFGLSLIFVLLLMNSLLSERQSREELAVANEKLRQYALRIENQATLEERNRIAREIHDSLGHSLTALNLQLETALKLAQSNPNKAQTFLVRAKELGSKALQDVRNSVSTMRSHPLQDKTLEQAIDIIAEDFQQNTGIILTSSFNLDYKLSTEVSTAIYRIIQESLTNISKHARATEVILEISLNRGSLSLIIRDNGRGFDIQQNTTGFGLQSMRDRTLALGGKFAINSDVGYGCQITVDIPASRLI
- a CDS encoding phytoene desaturase family protein → MEIFDYVILGSGLGGLATAACLTRQGYNVAVLEKHYLPGGCCHTFDYGEYSFCADVHYVSQCGHGQAIAQFLYYIGQDVPFNSLDPDCIDRIITPEADFRIPLGWESLRYRLLSTFPEETNAINRYCNEIQQLHQEIRNLAQEIRWFDQKLSDWLKLPKYFNLFKKRNWTLQDLYNYAGLSPKLQAVLAGQSGDYALPPAEIALLTHTSLVWDYSEGAYYPKYHFKHLVDTIVETITAGGGVIAYATTVNHIQVSGGKVHTVIADGKIYRATKAYISDLDPKLTVELMHDSEAISHKERRRLTDYEYSASAFNIYLGLDNNFDPQRYGIGNWNIWYYPTGDLNREYHQQLQGDFSHPWIFLSCPTMKSHEPGMAPAGHHVLEIATVCAYEPFAYLHSNDSAAYKAKKREIYRQIMNSVRDIVPDIDNYIRMKVYGTPTTSEYYLGQPQGNIYGAKLVPRQVGLNRLGYTTELPNLFLVGASAGYPSVPGVIGNGMDVVELLTGKSVRQKTSAPQRLVGMR
- a CDS encoding response regulator, with amino-acid sequence MIKVLLVDDQNLIRQGLRALLELESDIEIVGEAENGKIAIDLIPQFHPDVVLMDMRMPIMDGVAATQEIQRNFPSVKVLVLTTFDDDEYVKAALQNGAMGYLLKDTPSEELAVAIRAVEKGYTQLGPGIVKKLLVQFQSTPNHTPPAPTNLADLTPREKEVLRLIAAGANNKEIAQQLYISEGTVKNHVTNILNRLSLRDRTQAAIIANTYLSHLNEPE
- a CDS encoding amylo-alpha-1,6-glucosidase, which gives rise to MDDLDTREWLLTNGLGSFASGTVSDIRTRTYHGWLFASTNPPSGRTLLLSHLEASLEVSGKVVALGTNIWGTGEIAPTGYKLLRSFDVNPVPKWIWGEGDWQLSRQLVMPYGVVESGEECELKAQESQFRHRLLIHYRYEGRETAVLRLRLLIADRDFHHQQTNSLDLQFSQVLGNKQIYLQAMNSGSFGTPWQLRWSQGEYQANAVWYWRYGLPEETQRGLGDREDLHSPGYLTVTLQPGDTVTLEARMGFPAELTDSLTSDTFAEAVEAEQERLSQVFGWEWGEDRSDGEESFHISSSSPLWQQLLKAGDQFIVYRDSIAGPTVIAGYHWFNDWGRDTLIALPGLALVPKRFELAKGLLQTFGRYCRHGLIPNAFPDIDSEPYYNSIDAALWWIETLGLYLEATQDWQFLAEQFPTVQQIYKAYFGGTRYNIQLDATDGLIGWDAPNVALTWMDAVVGGEPMTPRPGKAVEINALWYSALCWLSQWAERLSQMDLGDSVRLEKQGRRYAQQAQQVKASLQKFWNPQLGYLYDTIDLDDRRNAQIRPNAILALSLHHCGFSQKQGQQILDLATYRLLTPYGLRSLDPADPEYIGRYEGNPEKRDRAYHQGTVWTWLIGPFIRAWQRFYPEQPLPFDWQPLLDHFLSDACLGSISEIFDGDPPHRARGAVAQAWSVAEVIRHLRTT
- a CDS encoding DUF3134 family protein — encoded protein: MIKLSNPALHEEPRHQSGAIIPLKQEESLLDWLQSTGRLVSYQPIDYYYEDEVDEEDVEEFVDAYSFDAEEVEDLEE
- the ilvN gene encoding acetolactate synthase small subunit; its protein translation is MKHTLSVLVEDEAGVLSRIASLFARRGFNIESLAVGSGEEGGVSRITMVVPGDDRVIEQLTKQLYKLVNVLKVQDITETPCVERELMLLKVNATSSNRSEVIELAQIFRARVVDVAEDSLTLEVVGDPGKMVAIVQVLQKFGIREIARTGKIALTRESGVNTELLKSLEAKVS
- a CDS encoding ion transporter, with protein sequence MLLSRQQTEFYLTDLETPLGKAINLTIAALVLLSSGIFVAQTYAIPDSIRLQLDQIDTVILIIFAVEYVLRLWSAENKLKYIFSFYAIIDLIAIMPFLLGLVNISFIRILRWFRILRLIRFIDSKFLFGSISSEDGIIFIRILFTLFTIIFVYSGLIYQVEHPVNAQVYNTFLDAFYFSVVTMTTVGFGDLTPISELGRLLTVLMILTGVAIIPWQVGDLIRRVVKTANQVETVCLNCGLKFHDQDAEFCKRCGTKLPSQKMD
- a CDS encoding nucleoside deaminase, which translates into the protein MNPEYFMRLAIAEAKKGDAPYGAVIVKDDQVVAFAHNTVGRDNDPSAHAEINVVRRLTAQLQSFSLEGYSIYTTGEPCPMCAAACVWSGIAEIIYGASIQDLILANQAQIQISCEEVIAKSFRNIKVTKGILRQECLNLFA
- a CDS encoding PEP-CTERM sorting domain-containing protein, encoding MFTYKSISLGLLLTLLGLITLPTKALGQFSYDANETEIFKTDFDNSDGWSLSGTTINAGKIVGTSAWGTASYSLNNRVNLDLGPVSLYWSGIFPSTNAHRENDKYYVGLQYVDNAPVCYNSSSNTIVGTPPCPSGSSIVDENAELKVAMRPRNPTNVADTYHQVYVDPGFDPISNYSPASTRLNLPAGQPTDFRLRVSKVSSTSYEASLSYWDIAQTAWKIFDPKSTLMSSPLTIKASDWIDANGLIESPVTFEAINLQFRKGSTRNSEITALALTQVLPPLLQQQSITVPEGSSIIGLPLVMGFGILLKRQKQK
- a CDS encoding pilus assembly protein produces the protein MQLKPLSLLVGALALTLTATPFAVQAQTNSSSVLLIAQAGKKGPWESLGLSNEQKARIQEIGRNSRAQIEAVFTPEQKAKMEAARQARQAQRQQGQRPQAGQRGGKKNFAELNLTEDQKTRIRSIRQTSQQQMEAVLTPEQRTKLQELKANARQRWQQRRNNQPSPQS